A single genomic interval of Spirosoma taeanense harbors:
- a CDS encoding antitoxin YezG family protein: MTTNEIFDVLTDAISRAIPDEWTIARLNVQILTDGQDIEFDGTYLTPTGEAEPLNTDFPDEVTEAVLELYLRHKNEGNPRANYLQMDLTVQGQFTTEFSWDQEIQDEDDHFSAGGTAREWMAIREAKYGSAEE, from the coding sequence ATGACAACCAACGAAATTTTTGACGTACTCACGGATGCGATTAGTCGGGCTATTCCCGACGAGTGGACGATTGCCCGCCTGAATGTTCAGATTCTGACCGACGGACAGGATATTGAATTCGATGGTACGTATCTGACGCCAACGGGCGAGGCCGAACCGCTCAACACCGACTTCCCGGACGAGGTAACTGAGGCCGTTCTGGAGTTATACCTGCGGCATAAGAACGAAGGCAACCCCAGGGCGAACTACCTGCAAATGGATCTGACCGTGCAGGGGCAGTTTACGACCGAGTTCAGCTGGGATCAGGAGATTCAGGACGAGGATGATCATTTCTCGGCCGGGGGCACCGCCCGCGAGTGGATGGCGATTCGTGAAGCCAAATACGGCTCCGCTGAGGAGTAA
- a CDS encoding M1 family metallopeptidase, which produces MVKTHSHRVKLILLLCILALGAGAAQAQSLYMPRNIKKAYQQGTRSMNGRPGPKYWQNTARYNITLTATPPSRTIRGTEEITYINNSPDTLRALTFKLFLNSHKPGAARQGAVSENYLTSGIHIDKYTENNAAVNWRDAGAATVRQTALRKPLLPRDSVKLSFDWHFDLSLESGREGVLDSTTFFLAYFYPRVAVYDDYYGWDRMPFTEAQEFYSDFNDYVFTVNVPKDYIVWATGDLKNADEVLQPTYARRLAESMRTDSLVHVATLQELNARNVTRQQPTNSWRWQAGYVPDIALCISNHYVWDASSVVVDKKTGRRASVQAAFLDNANDFHQMVSFGRHSLDWFSNNWPGIPYPYPKTTVVQGFADMEYPMMVNDATTQDLNFSRFVAEHEIAHTWFPFYMGINETRYGFMDEGWATALEYLISQADLGNETATKNFQQFRVDYWSKDPSAEQDLPIVTPANVLSGAALGNNEYGKAAIGYLALKDLLGDALFKKSLHEFMNRWNGKHPTPWDMFYSFNDASGRNLNWFWNNWFFSNNYIDLAIQQVTSSATQTTITLQNIGGYVAPVDVVVQFADGTKETHHQTPAIWQTNPTQAVVKIPTRKTVQSITLEGGIFMDADESNNNWKAK; this is translated from the coding sequence GTGGTAAAGACGCATTCGCACAGAGTAAAACTCATTTTATTGCTTTGCATACTGGCATTGGGAGCCGGAGCCGCGCAGGCTCAGAGCCTTTACATGCCGCGCAACATCAAAAAAGCTTACCAGCAGGGTACGCGCTCAATGAATGGCCGGCCCGGCCCGAAGTACTGGCAGAATACGGCCCGCTACAACATCACCCTGACGGCTACGCCCCCGAGCCGCACCATCCGGGGCACCGAAGAGATTACGTATATCAATAACAGCCCCGACACGCTCCGGGCGCTTACGTTCAAGCTGTTTCTGAACAGTCATAAACCGGGCGCGGCCCGGCAGGGTGCCGTTTCGGAGAACTACCTGACCTCCGGTATCCACATCGACAAATACACCGAAAATAACGCGGCCGTGAATTGGCGGGACGCAGGTGCTGCGACGGTCAGACAGACGGCGCTGAGGAAACCCCTGCTGCCCCGCGACTCGGTTAAGCTGTCATTCGACTGGCATTTTGACCTTTCGCTGGAAAGCGGCCGCGAGGGCGTACTCGATTCAACAACCTTTTTCCTGGCCTACTTCTATCCCCGCGTGGCGGTGTATGACGATTATTACGGCTGGGATCGAATGCCGTTTACCGAGGCTCAGGAGTTTTACAGCGATTTCAACGATTACGTCTTCACGGTCAATGTACCCAAAGATTATATCGTCTGGGCCACCGGCGATCTAAAGAACGCCGACGAGGTGCTGCAGCCAACGTATGCCCGGCGTCTGGCCGAGTCCATGCGAACCGATTCGCTCGTTCACGTCGCGACGCTTCAGGAGCTAAACGCCCGCAACGTAACCCGGCAGCAGCCCACAAACAGCTGGCGGTGGCAGGCTGGTTACGTTCCCGACATTGCCCTGTGCATCAGCAATCATTACGTCTGGGATGCATCGAGCGTGGTAGTTGATAAGAAAACAGGTCGGCGGGCGAGTGTGCAGGCCGCCTTTCTGGACAATGCCAACGACTTCCATCAGATGGTCAGTTTTGGGCGTCATTCGCTGGACTGGTTTTCCAACAACTGGCCCGGCATTCCCTATCCTTATCCCAAAACCACCGTCGTGCAGGGCTTTGCCGATATGGAATACCCCATGATGGTGAACGACGCCACGACGCAGGATCTGAATTTTTCGCGCTTTGTGGCCGAGCACGAGATTGCGCATACCTGGTTTCCATTCTATATGGGTATCAACGAAACCCGCTACGGGTTCATGGACGAGGGCTGGGCCACGGCGCTCGAATACCTGATCAGTCAGGCCGATCTGGGCAACGAAACGGCTACGAAGAACTTCCAGCAGTTTCGGGTAGACTACTGGAGCAAAGACCCATCGGCCGAGCAGGACCTGCCCATCGTAACGCCCGCCAACGTGCTGAGTGGGGCGGCTCTGGGTAATAATGAATACGGCAAAGCAGCCATCGGGTATCTGGCCCTGAAAGACCTGCTGGGCGACGCACTGTTCAAAAAGTCACTCCACGAGTTTATGAACCGCTGGAACGGCAAGCACCCGACGCCCTGGGATATGTTCTATAGCTTCAATGACGCGTCGGGCCGGAATCTGAACTGGTTCTGGAACAACTGGTTCTTCAGCAACAACTATATCGATCTGGCCATTCAGCAGGTTACGTCTTCGGCTACCCAGACAACAATCACGCTCCAGAACATTGGCGGTTACGTAGCGCCCGTCGACGTAGTTGTACAGTTTGCGGATGGCACGAAAGAAACGCATCACCAGACGCCGGCGATCTGGCAAACCAACCCAACGCAGGCCGTAGTAAAAATTCCCACCCGGAAGACAGTCCAGTCGATTACCCTGGAGGGCGGAATTTTCATGGACGCCGACGAAAGCAATAATAACTGGAAAGCGAAGTAA
- a CDS encoding serine hydrolase, with product MQNFLNYLAGVLLVGVLATTGYGQARTDSFLTKLFANNQNPIFQNVIQHPEIYRLQIIYTQINRDRQNRPSFRNYYVNVDSTQYFNPASTVKLPLALLALEKLNRLNRPQVDKFTAMQFDSSYAKQTKEWTDTTAQSGYPSIAHFIKKAFLVSDNDAYSRMYEFVGQQEINRSLHAKGYRDTRITHRFVRMSPDENRHTNAVRFISPSGQLLYAQPPAYNPDPFDARRIDTLGRGYVVGKDSLVRKPFDFTGRNKLPLESFQQILQSVMFPLSVLPVQRFALTQADYQFVRQYLSQFPGETNYPKYDAAQYYDSYVKFFFLDSLHHQLPACVRVFNKVGWAYGFLTDASYVADFTNKVEYMLTATIYVNRDGILNDDKYEYESVGHPFLYQLGQTIYQYELKRKRQYAPDLSEFRMIYETRLNDSRPVIRDVDN from the coding sequence ATGCAGAACTTTCTAAACTACCTGGCTGGCGTGTTGCTGGTCGGTGTATTGGCAACAACGGGTTACGGCCAGGCCCGAACGGACAGCTTCCTGACCAAACTGTTTGCGAACAACCAAAACCCCATTTTTCAGAATGTCATTCAGCATCCGGAGATTTATCGGCTCCAGATCATCTACACCCAGATCAATCGCGACCGGCAAAATCGGCCATCATTCCGGAATTATTATGTTAACGTCGACAGCACGCAGTATTTCAACCCGGCGTCAACGGTGAAACTGCCGCTGGCACTGCTCGCCCTCGAAAAGCTGAATCGCCTGAACCGGCCGCAGGTAGACAAATTTACGGCGATGCAGTTCGACAGTTCCTACGCAAAGCAGACCAAAGAATGGACCGATACGACGGCGCAGAGTGGGTATCCATCTATTGCCCATTTCATCAAAAAAGCATTTCTGGTGAGCGATAATGATGCCTACAGCCGAATGTATGAGTTTGTGGGTCAGCAGGAAATCAACCGGTCGCTGCACGCCAAAGGCTACCGGGATACGCGCATTACGCACCGGTTCGTGCGGATGAGCCCCGACGAAAACCGGCATACCAATGCCGTTCGGTTCATAAGTCCGTCCGGCCAGCTTCTTTACGCTCAGCCACCAGCTTATAACCCCGACCCATTCGATGCGCGACGTATTGATACGCTGGGGAGGGGGTATGTCGTGGGGAAAGACAGTCTGGTGCGCAAGCCGTTTGACTTTACGGGCCGTAATAAGCTTCCGCTGGAGTCTTTTCAGCAGATACTGCAATCGGTGATGTTTCCGCTCTCGGTTCTACCCGTGCAGCGGTTCGCGCTGACCCAGGCTGACTACCAGTTCGTGCGTCAATACCTGTCCCAGTTTCCGGGCGAAACAAATTACCCCAAGTACGATGCGGCTCAGTACTATGACAGTTACGTAAAGTTCTTCTTTCTGGATAGCCTACACCATCAGTTGCCGGCGTGCGTGCGGGTATTCAATAAAGTTGGCTGGGCCTACGGCTTTCTGACCGATGCGTCGTACGTGGCCGACTTTACCAACAAGGTTGAGTATATGCTGACGGCCACAATTTACGTCAACCGCGACGGCATCCTGAACGACGACAAGTATGAATACGAAAGCGTGGGTCACCCGTTTCTGTACCAGTTAGGGCAGACGATCTACCAATATGAACTGAAGCGTAAACGGCAGTATGCGCCCGATCTGAGCGAGTTTCGAATGATCTACGAAACACGGCTCAACGATTCTCGCCCGGTAATCCGGGATGTAGATAATTGA
- a CDS encoding M61 family metallopeptidase yields the protein MKIAHLLFLAATAFVSPAVVAKPTTPLVYEVNLNDRADDQFKVTLRVNGLTADNAVYQFAATAPGTYQIMDIGRYVRSFKALDAKGRELKTQQVSTNQWKLDQPQAVRTIQYSIAETWDTPVNEHKPYNMCGTSIENDHVLINGQGVFGFPSGMQAAPIEVKLNYPMEWTVGTALDKNAKGNFSAANYDRIVDSPILLGRLTKASTTVAGAQIDVYTYSKSDKVKSNQLLDNMQAMLNAAGQFLKQLPVKRYTFLYHFEDQDWGAWEHSYSSEYVMREDEFTKKLADNITSIAAHEFFHVVTPLNIHSEVIEQFNFVTPTPSEHLWLYEGVTEWASDAMQLRGKIMDLPTYLDELTQKIAYDKSLDTTYSLSNLGLTCYTDEGQRQYGNIYARGALVASLLDIRLLELSNGKRGLREVINELASLYGPNKAFPEKEFFTIFTQKTYPEIGDFFNRYVKATEPLPFKEYYGKLGIMYTPAVNTGQKTPTIGMRPAFNDNKFYLTKLDSALVKAGLQENDEWVAYNQQPVTMEGIRTIQGELMQLKPGDTYDLTVRRNGKEMVVKTPVLEKELVLRYKFEPDPQASPQQLQLREIWMKNL from the coding sequence ATGAAGATAGCACACCTTCTTTTTTTAGCCGCCACTGCCTTTGTTTCGCCAGCCGTGGTGGCGAAGCCCACTACGCCCCTGGTGTATGAAGTAAACCTCAACGACCGCGCCGACGACCAGTTTAAGGTAACCTTACGGGTCAACGGCCTGACGGCCGACAATGCCGTTTACCAGTTTGCCGCTACGGCACCCGGTACGTATCAGATCATGGACATTGGCCGTTACGTCCGTTCCTTCAAAGCGCTCGACGCCAAAGGCCGCGAACTCAAAACCCAGCAGGTGTCAACCAACCAGTGGAAGCTGGATCAGCCCCAGGCCGTCAGGACGATTCAATACAGTATCGCCGAAACCTGGGACACGCCCGTGAACGAACACAAGCCGTATAACATGTGCGGTACGTCCATCGAAAACGACCATGTCCTCATCAACGGTCAGGGCGTGTTTGGTTTCCCGAGCGGAATGCAGGCGGCTCCCATTGAAGTGAAGCTGAATTACCCGATGGAGTGGACCGTTGGTACGGCCCTGGACAAAAATGCGAAAGGCAATTTCTCCGCGGCCAACTACGACCGGATTGTTGATTCGCCCATCCTGCTGGGTCGGCTGACCAAAGCCAGCACCACCGTTGCCGGGGCTCAGATTGACGTCTACACCTATTCCAAGAGCGATAAGGTGAAGTCGAACCAACTGCTCGATAATATGCAGGCCATGCTCAACGCGGCCGGTCAATTTCTAAAACAGTTGCCCGTCAAGCGCTATACGTTCCTGTACCATTTCGAAGATCAGGACTGGGGTGCCTGGGAGCATTCCTATAGCTCGGAGTACGTCATGCGGGAGGATGAGTTTACGAAGAAACTGGCCGACAACATTACGTCGATTGCCGCGCATGAATTCTTCCACGTCGTTACGCCACTGAACATTCACAGCGAAGTGATTGAGCAGTTTAACTTCGTAACGCCAACGCCGTCGGAGCACCTGTGGCTTTACGAAGGCGTAACCGAATGGGCCAGCGACGCCATGCAGTTGCGTGGCAAGATTATGGACCTGCCTACGTATCTCGACGAGCTGACCCAAAAAATTGCTTACGATAAAAGCTTGGATACCACCTACAGCCTGAGCAACCTGGGCCTGACCTGTTATACCGACGAGGGCCAGCGGCAGTACGGCAACATCTACGCACGTGGGGCCCTGGTAGCTAGTTTGCTGGATATTCGTCTGCTCGAACTCTCGAATGGCAAACGGGGGCTGCGGGAAGTCATCAACGAACTGGCCTCTCTGTATGGACCGAACAAAGCGTTTCCGGAGAAAGAGTTCTTCACCATCTTCACTCAGAAGACGTACCCGGAGATTGGCGATTTCTTCAACCGGTACGTAAAAGCAACCGAGCCGCTGCCGTTTAAGGAGTATTACGGTAAACTCGGTATTATGTACACCCCGGCGGTGAATACGGGCCAGAAAACACCGACGATTGGAATGCGGCCAGCGTTTAACGACAACAAATTTTATCTGACCAAACTGGATTCGGCCTTAGTCAAAGCCGGTTTGCAGGAAAACGACGAATGGGTGGCCTATAACCAGCAGCCCGTAACGATGGAGGGTATACGTACCATTCAGGGCGAACTGATGCAGCTGAAACCGGGCGATACCTACGACCTGACCGTTCGCCGGAATGGCAAGGAGATGGTCGTAAAAACGCCCGTTCTGGAAAAAGAGCTTGTTCTGCGCTACAAGTTCGAGCCTGATCCGCAGGCCAGTCCGCAGCAGTTACAGCTTCGGGAAATCTGGATGAAGAATTTATAA
- a CDS encoding zinc-dependent alcohol dehydrogenase, whose amino-acid sequence MSEGYMRAGVLTAPGAIAIRQQTIPEPGPGEVRIRMKAVGICGSDVSIFQGHRPDLLFPLVIGHEGLGYVDKTGEGVSQLQVGDRVVIEPNFPCGHCDFCWQGRGNICPNKRIFGVRETGCFADYALAPEHFVWRVPDAVSDDDAVVIEPTAVALHTLFTSPARPGDPVAVVGMGAIGLLVAYLAVRMGYKVLAYDRVQEKVDRAVELGAVPVDASTTTAQIAQIWKDASVHTVFECAGAAPAFTMALEAAPRGSYVVVAGLADGLSNLSEFSITRQGITILTSIIYDHPVDFRRTIALIESGFLRPGQIISAKESFDRLPNALEMACRGQHAKIVLSLSS is encoded by the coding sequence ATGAGTGAAGGTTATATGCGGGCGGGTGTCCTGACGGCCCCCGGAGCAATTGCTATTCGACAGCAGACCATACCGGAGCCCGGCCCCGGCGAAGTCAGAATCCGCATGAAAGCGGTAGGTATCTGTGGCTCCGATGTATCGATTTTTCAGGGTCACCGGCCTGACCTGCTTTTTCCGTTGGTGATTGGGCACGAAGGGTTGGGTTACGTCGATAAAACGGGCGAAGGTGTCAGCCAGCTCCAGGTTGGTGATCGGGTGGTTATCGAACCTAATTTTCCCTGTGGTCACTGCGATTTCTGCTGGCAGGGACGTGGGAATATCTGCCCGAACAAGCGCATTTTTGGCGTACGCGAGACGGGCTGCTTTGCCGATTACGCTCTGGCACCGGAACACTTTGTGTGGCGCGTTCCCGACGCGGTCAGTGATGATGACGCGGTGGTCATAGAGCCAACGGCCGTAGCCCTGCATACCTTGTTTACGTCGCCGGCCCGGCCGGGCGATCCAGTTGCCGTGGTTGGCATGGGCGCTATCGGGTTGCTGGTGGCCTATCTGGCCGTGCGGATGGGCTACAAGGTGCTGGCCTATGACCGGGTGCAGGAAAAAGTGGACCGGGCCGTTGAGTTGGGCGCGGTGCCGGTTGACGCCAGCACGACGACCGCGCAGATAGCGCAAATCTGGAAAGATGCCTCGGTGCATACCGTCTTTGAATGTGCGGGCGCGGCACCGGCCTTCACAATGGCTCTGGAAGCGGCTCCGCGCGGCTCTTACGTGGTTGTGGCGGGGCTGGCCGATGGGTTAAGCAACCTCTCCGAATTCAGCATTACCCGTCAAGGAATTACCATCCTGACCTCAATCATTTACGACCATCCCGTTGACTTCCGGCGTACAATTGCTCTGATTGAATCGGGCTTTCTGAGGCCCGGCCAGATCATTTCGGCGAAAGAATCCTTCGATCGGCTGCCCAATGCGCTGGAAATGGCCTGTCGCGGTCAACATGCCAAAATCGTGCTGAGTCTATCGAGTTAG
- a CDS encoding MFS transporter encodes MKENYRWRIIALLFLVTTINYVDRQALSFVMTDEGFKKTLLGLAPDTLLTDEHLKLFRIQMGLIDSAFKAAYAIGFLVVGWLIDRIGTKKGFAVGIAVWSVASIASAFVSTVGQFKLVRALLGLGESANFPSAIKAISEWFPKAERSTATGILNAGSNMGVIVTALLIPVLVQQYGWRVSFLVSAVLGVLMFVLWWASYARPEEKRTLTPAEYAYISQDQSDDAPTGETNRLSWKELLRYRQTWVFIFGKIFADPVWFFYLTWLPDFLSTNSLLDHKLDLKNFGLTFLIIYVASDLGSIFFGWMATRLIRYGWSENRARKLTLLTCALAITPVYLTSSMHSFTLMVTLLALAMAAHQGWSTNVFAMAATLFPSNSVAMATGLGSFFGGITSMGVAAATGYIVALFGYRPMFIFASCSYLIGLLVIHVVLPVLKPVKLPADQPNEAALPI; translated from the coding sequence ATGAAAGAAAATTATCGGTGGAGAATCATTGCTCTCCTGTTTCTGGTCACGACGATTAATTACGTAGACCGGCAGGCTCTGTCGTTCGTCATGACGGATGAAGGGTTCAAGAAAACCCTGCTCGGCTTGGCCCCGGATACGCTCCTGACGGATGAGCACCTGAAGCTGTTTCGTATTCAGATGGGCCTGATCGACTCGGCGTTCAAAGCCGCTTACGCCATTGGCTTTCTGGTTGTTGGCTGGCTGATTGACCGGATTGGAACCAAGAAAGGCTTTGCGGTAGGCATTGCGGTCTGGAGCGTGGCCAGTATTGCCTCCGCCTTTGTGTCAACGGTAGGTCAGTTCAAACTCGTTCGGGCGCTGCTTGGACTTGGCGAATCAGCCAATTTCCCCTCGGCTATAAAAGCCATTTCGGAGTGGTTCCCGAAAGCCGAGCGCTCCACCGCTACCGGTATTCTGAACGCGGGCTCAAACATGGGCGTCATCGTTACGGCCCTGCTGATTCCGGTGCTGGTGCAGCAATACGGCTGGCGGGTATCGTTTCTGGTGTCGGCTGTTCTGGGCGTCCTGATGTTTGTTCTCTGGTGGGCGAGCTATGCCCGACCCGAAGAAAAGCGGACGCTGACACCAGCTGAGTATGCGTATATTTCACAGGACCAGTCGGACGACGCGCCAACCGGCGAAACAAACCGGCTTTCGTGGAAAGAACTGCTTCGCTACCGGCAAACCTGGGTGTTCATCTTTGGGAAAATCTTCGCCGATCCGGTCTGGTTCTTTTACCTGACCTGGCTACCTGATTTTCTGAGTACCAACAGTCTGCTGGATCACAAGCTGGATCTTAAAAACTTCGGCCTGACTTTCCTCATCATTTACGTGGCATCTGATCTGGGCAGCATCTTCTTTGGCTGGATGGCGACGCGACTGATCAGGTACGGCTGGAGCGAGAATCGGGCGCGCAAACTAACCCTACTGACCTGTGCGCTCGCCATTACGCCTGTTTACCTGACCTCGTCGATGCACAGTTTTACGCTGATGGTGACGCTACTGGCGCTGGCGATGGCTGCCCATCAGGGCTGGTCGACGAACGTATTCGCCATGGCCGCTACCCTGTTTCCGAGTAATTCGGTTGCTATGGCGACGGGCCTGGGCAGTTTTTTCGGCGGTATAACCAGCATGGGCGTTGCCGCAGCAACGGGTTATATTGTGGCGCTGTTTGGCTACCGGCCCATGTTTATCTTTGCCAGTTGTTCGTATCTGATTGGTCTGCTTGTCATTCATGTTGTTTTACCCGTTCTCAAACCGGTGAAACTCCCCGCCGATCAGCCCAACGAGGCTGCCCTGCCGATTTGA
- a CDS encoding glycoside hydrolase family 95 protein gives MLIYRMNRLNRYLLLLFCFTVSVVANAQTQRPNDLKLWFTHPAATWNEALPVGNGRLGAMVFGNVTSERLQLNEKTVWTGKDVDFVNPGAKAALPKIRALLFAGKYAEAQEMAQEKMMGNKTVESNYQTLGDLNLDFNLPSQEVADYRRELDIETAVARVSYRVGQTTFTREIFSSAPGQALVVRLTASKPGSLTFALKLSRPGNKATINAAGNEIMMREHVGNGVGVTMVARTRVLNQGGTVAVAGETIRVEKADAVTLLLTAATDYRPGDPLAISGQQMAAVETQAYDALKQAHIADYQQYFKRVDLDLGTSDAAYFPTDARLTALQNGNVDPQLLRLYYQFGRYLLISSSRPNLNGVPSLPANLQGIWADGLTPPWSADYHININIQMNYWPAEVTNLSEMHQPFLTFLDELRPDARKTAKDMYGLTGTVAHFTTDPWHFTETYGRPQWAMWPMGMAWSVQHLWEHYLFTEDRKFLQESAYPILKETAQFCVNWLVANPTTKQLVSGPSISPENTFKTPTGEVATMVMGPTMDHMIIRDLLTNTIEASKVLNTDAAFRRQLETTLTRLAPTRIGKDGRIMEWTEEFEEPEPGHRHISQLFGLHPGRQITRQTPELLAAARKTIDYRLSHGGGHTGWSRAWIVNFFARLQDGEAAHQNLLALLRKSTLPNLFDNHPPFQIDGNFGATAGITEMLLQSHAGELHLLPALPIAWPTGHIHGICARGGYELDLDWENGKLRQVSVLSKLGKPCQIRYGDQVITLQTQAGKRYRLDSGLKVVE, from the coding sequence ATGCTGATCTACCGAATGAATCGCCTGAACCGCTACCTGCTGTTACTTTTTTGTTTTACCGTATCCGTTGTTGCCAATGCCCAGACGCAACGCCCCAATGACCTGAAACTGTGGTTCACCCACCCGGCTGCGACCTGGAACGAAGCCCTGCCGGTAGGCAATGGACGGCTCGGGGCCATGGTGTTTGGTAACGTAACCTCCGAACGTCTGCAACTGAACGAGAAAACCGTCTGGACCGGGAAGGACGTCGATTTCGTAAATCCCGGAGCCAAAGCGGCCCTGCCTAAGATCCGGGCGTTGCTGTTTGCCGGAAAGTATGCTGAAGCTCAGGAGATGGCGCAGGAGAAAATGATGGGCAATAAAACCGTTGAGAGTAACTACCAGACCCTCGGCGATCTGAACCTGGATTTTAACCTGCCGAGTCAGGAGGTTGCCGACTACCGCCGGGAGCTGGATATCGAAACGGCCGTTGCCCGGGTAAGCTACCGCGTCGGACAGACGACGTTTACCCGCGAGATTTTCTCCAGTGCGCCCGGTCAGGCGCTGGTTGTGCGGCTCACCGCTAGCAAACCCGGTTCACTCACGTTTGCCCTGAAACTGAGCCGTCCCGGTAATAAAGCCACAATCAATGCAGCCGGTAATGAAATCATGATGCGGGAGCATGTGGGCAATGGGGTAGGAGTCACTATGGTGGCGCGTACCCGAGTGCTCAATCAGGGTGGGACGGTGGCCGTAGCGGGCGAAACCATTCGGGTTGAGAAAGCCGATGCCGTTACGTTGCTGCTAACGGCGGCCACCGACTATCGTCCGGGCGATCCGCTGGCAATTTCCGGACAGCAGATGGCGGCTGTTGAAACGCAGGCGTATGACGCCCTGAAGCAGGCACACATCGCCGACTACCAGCAGTACTTTAAACGGGTTGATCTGGATCTGGGAACCTCCGACGCGGCTTACTTCCCGACCGATGCCCGCCTGACCGCTCTGCAGAACGGCAACGTTGACCCGCAACTGCTTCGCCTGTACTACCAGTTTGGGCGGTATCTGCTCATCAGCAGTTCACGGCCGAACCTGAACGGTGTGCCGAGTCTGCCCGCTAACCTGCAGGGCATCTGGGCCGATGGCCTGACCCCGCCCTGGAGCGCCGATTATCACATCAACATCAACATTCAGATGAACTACTGGCCCGCCGAGGTCACGAACCTATCAGAGATGCACCAGCCGTTTCTGACGTTTCTGGATGAACTGCGGCCCGATGCCCGCAAGACAGCGAAGGACATGTATGGCCTGACGGGGACGGTCGCGCATTTCACCACCGACCCCTGGCATTTTACCGAAACCTACGGCCGCCCGCAGTGGGCCATGTGGCCGATGGGGATGGCCTGGAGCGTGCAGCATCTGTGGGAACACTATCTTTTTACCGAAGATCGGAAGTTTTTGCAGGAGTCGGCCTATCCGATTCTGAAAGAAACCGCCCAGTTCTGTGTCAACTGGCTGGTTGCCAACCCAACGACGAAGCAGCTGGTATCAGGTCCTTCGATTTCGCCGGAGAATACGTTCAAAACACCAACGGGCGAGGTCGCTACGATGGTCATGGGCCCCACCATGGACCACATGATTATCCGCGATCTGCTGACCAACACCATCGAAGCCAGCAAGGTCCTGAACACCGACGCGGCTTTCCGGCGGCAGCTCGAAACAACCCTGACCCGCTTAGCACCGACCCGCATCGGAAAAGACGGACGGATTATGGAGTGGACCGAGGAGTTTGAGGAGCCGGAACCCGGCCACCGGCATATTTCGCAGCTGTTTGGTCTGCACCCCGGTCGCCAGATTACCCGCCAGACGCCCGAGCTGCTGGCAGCCGCCCGCAAAACGATTGACTACCGGCTGTCGCACGGGGGCGGGCATACGGGCTGGAGCCGTGCCTGGATTGTCAACTTTTTCGCGCGTCTGCAGGACGGCGAAGCGGCTCACCAGAACCTGCTGGCGCTCTTACGTAAATCAACCCTGCCCAACCTGTTCGACAATCACCCCCCGTTCCAGATCGATGGTAACTTCGGCGCAACGGCGGGCATTACCGAAATGCTGCTGCAAAGCCATGCGGGTGAACTGCATCTGCTTCCGGCCCTGCCGATTGCCTGGCCAACGGGTCATATCCACGGCATCTGCGCGCGGGGCGGCTACGAACTGGACCTCGACTGGGAGAACGGAAAACTCAGGCAGGTCAGCGTACTCTCCAAACTCGGCAAGCCCTGCCAGATTCGTTACGGCGATCAGGTGATTACGCTCCAGACGCAGGCCGGTAAACGCTACCGGCTGGATAGCGGCCTGAAGGTGGTTGAGTAG